TAAAGCGTTCCTGCCAGAAACCGAGGCTATTGGCCGGTACAGCATAGCCGATACCTGTAGCCATTCCTGCGCCATTACGGCCTGCCCCTTTCTGTCCGCCCCATGGGAAGAATGTAAGGATGGTTCCCGGTGTACCCTGCTCATCGCCATAATAGAAATGGTAGGTGCCGGGGTCATCGAAATTCACAGTTTTCTTTACCAGGCGTAAGCCAAGCTGCCGGGTATAAAAATCGTAGTTTTCCTGAGCGTCGGAGGCTATTGCCGTAATGTGGTGTAAGCCTAATATCCTGTTTTCCATAACTGTTCTGTTTAGTTTGTTGAGTTTGTTCTGATCCTGCTTATTGCCTGATCACAGAACAAAATTACCATGGCGGGCAGGGGCATTACAATAACCTAGATTAAGAATTTAGGCAGGCGTTGGCATTTGCAGTAATTTCGCTTTATGGCTGTATCACTTACTGAATTGGATGAACTGGAAGCTTTTTTTGCTTCTGTTGAGCTACCTGAAACAATTATGCTCAATGCCGCCACGAAACAGAATGCCGTAAAGGAATCTGTACAGGCAGGTATAGCGCTTATACGCTCAGGCGAAATGGCGCCAAGACTTGAAGAAGCCAAGATGAATATACTGCGCAGTATTAAGACAGCGTTGCTGGCACAGCAACAGCAATAGTATTATTGCGACAGGTATGTGGCAGCCTTACAAAGAAGATAGTTCCCATATTTTCTTCGCTTTTGAGCCACAGGTCGCCGTGGGTATTTAAATGCAGCAATACAGGCTGCTTTAATAAGCAGCGAAGCGGGCATTATTCTTCCTCTCTGAGTCTTTCGTCGGTATAAGTGATCTTTGTTTTGCCGTGTGCGAAAGGGACACCATTATCATCTACACATACGAAGACCATTTTATCGATCGTCAGAATTATTTTTTGTGTGATCTTATTTCTTACCTGGCAGGTAAGAGTAAGGGAAGTACGGCCAAAGCTGGTGGCCTTGATGCCAAGTTCAACGATATCGCCTTGCCGGGCAGAGCTGACAAAATTGATCTCTGACATATACTTGGTAACACAGTTATTGGTGCCAAGCTGTATGATGGCATAAATAGCTGCTTCTTCGTCGATCCAACTAAGAAGGCTGCCGCCGAACAGTGTGCCGTGTGCATTCAGGTTTTCGGGTTTCACCCATTTACGTGTGTAAAAATTCATAGCAGGTATATTGGGAGCTCAATTTAAGAAACTGCAATATAGGGAGCGAATCAGTTCATCCTGTTTTTTTCGCCGGAGTTATTGGGATCAATTTTCCTTTTTGAAAACAGTGTACCGGCGTTAAAGCACCAGGAGAAAGAGAGAGTTGCTGTGCATTAAACGGGTCGGCAAACGAAAGGCGCAAACGTGCTTTGTTTTTAAACAGGCTGCGTGAAAAGCCAACTTCAGTATAAAAGATCTCTGCCATTCCTGCATTTACCGTAGTGTAGGAGAAGTTGTATTCAGCCCAGAGATCGATGTCCATCACTTTCATCCATTGGTAGGAATGGGATGTTCGCAGAGAAACAGAGGCGGATCTGCTGTTCGTTAAGATCGCTGTAATCGTGGTAAAGCAACGGGTTATTTTCTGCGGGCCAGCCTTTGGCAATATTGAAAGGCAGGGACAAAGACAATCCGAACCCGATGTTACGGGGGAAGTTCTTAGCCATATATGGATGAGCGGTTGGAGGACTGTTTTTGTTTTTTACACCAGAACGGGAAGGATAATACGGAAGGTTGTTCCTTCACCGGGCATAGAAAATACTTTAAGATCGCCTCCGTGGTTCATCACTATACGTTTACACATGGCAAGGCCGATACCTGAACCTGGATAGGCGGCGGATGCATGCAGCCTTTTGAAGACCTGAAATACCTGGTCGGCATATTTTTGTTCGAAACCGATGCCATTGTCTTTTACACTGATCTCGTAATAGAACCTGGCTCGTGACAACAGGCCGGAAACGGGGCCAAGGTCTGCTGCTTTTACCAGGCGGGCATATACTTCGATCAGCGGTTTTACTTCGGGGCGAATGAATTTAAGGGCATTGCCCAGCAGGTTATAAAAAAGCTGGTTCATTTGCAGTCGTACCGCTTCTACAACGGGGAGTTCACCAATGATCACTTTTGCTTTTTTATCATCAATCACCAGTTCAAAGTCGTTCGTAACATTCTGAAGTACTTTATTAAGATCAACCTTTTCAACCATTCCACCTGTTTCGAGGAGGCGGGAGAAGTCGAGCAGGTCTTTAATGAGCATGCTCATGCGCTGGGCCGACTGATCTATTTTGGCAACCAGTTTCAGATGCTGCTCTGTAAGGTTGGGCTGCTGGCCAAGCATATCGGAGTAGATGCGGATCTTACGCAATGGTTCCTGAAGATCGTGAGAGGCAACATAGGCATATTGTTCCAGCTCCTGGTTAGAGCGAAGCAGGTTTTCATTTGCTTCCTGTAATTCTTCGTTCATAGCGGAGAACTCTTCATTCAATGCGGCGAGTTCTTCGTTAGAGGCTGTCAATTCTTCATTGGAGGCGGCAAGTTCTTCGGTGCGCTCGGCCACTTCGGCCTCCAGCGCTACTTCAAGTTCACGTTGCAGGGTTATATCCTGTGTTGTACCAACAAGCAGGTACGCCTTATTGTCGCTGTTAAAGAAGGCCTGACCGCGGGAATGCATCACCAGCAGTTTACCTGTTCTTGTATTTACGATATGATAGTCCACATCGAGCACACCATTTCCGTTTGGGTTGAGCGCCAGTTGAGTTGCCTGCTCTACCTTCTCCCTGTCGGGGATGGTGGCCATTGCCTGTTCGAGGGTAATAGTCTCGGACGGGTCGTATCCCATCCAGGTTTTCATTCTATCGGAGGGGTTGAAGATATTTTCCAGCGGGCGCAGTTCCCATGTTGCCAGGTTGGCAATATTCACCGCGCTTTCGAGTGTACGTTGCGTTTCCAGAATCCTGTTGCGGTTAAGAACCTGCTCCGTAATATCAACGGCCATATTGAGGATGGCATATACTTCTCCTGATGCGTTAAACAGCGGCTTGTAGGTTACATTAAAGTAGAAAATCTGCGGCTTGCCGTCGACGATCAGCTCTGCACGGGTTTCGTTGGAGTGATAGGCCAGTCCTGAAGAAAACTGCGCCATCAGGATCTTCAGGGATTCATTTCGCTGCAATTCGCCTGTTATAGACGATAACGGTGAGCCAAGGATGGCCCTGTCCTTATTCCAAAGACGGAGCATTTGTTCATTGGCCACTTCAATGATCAGTTCCTTACCCACATAAAGGGCAGTGGCAATAGGGGCTTCTTCAATGAGAGAGCGGAAGCGGCGTTCCGATCTTTCCAGTTCAGCCTTTGCAGCCAGTTGTGCCCGCAAGTCTTTTGCAACACAGGCAAAGGCTATAGGGCGGCCGTTCATAGGACTATCGAGGCGGAATGCGTCGACCCCAAAAGGAATCAACTCGCCGGTAATACGGTTACGCAGCCATTGCTGGCCCTGCCATTTACCATTGGAGAGCAGAGAGGGCAGTACTTCGTTTGTAAACAAAGGCAGGTATTCCTGGTCGAACAGGCTAACGAACCTTTTGGTTCTTGCGTCTTCCGCGCTATCGAAGCCCAGTAATTCCAGTCCTGCTTTATTGATATACGTAAAAACAGTATCGAGATCTGTTACGACGATGAGGTCGCTGCTATGTTCTACCAGGGAAAGCAGTTTCTGCTGTTCTTTTCTGGCGGCAACTTCGTGACTGATGTCCTGGGCGATGCCCGAAAAGGTAATTGCGCGGCCGCTGAGGTCATAGAAATATTTCCCTTTGGTTTTAATCCAGTGAACAGAGTTGTCTTTCCAGACGAAGCGTGCTTCGTAGCTGACGATGCCCGTTTGTTCGGCGCGTTGGTAGGCGGCATCCCGGACAGGGATATCACCGGGGTGGATATGCCTGATAAAGATATCCCTGGTTGCTTTAGGGTCGGCATCGCCTGTAAGAAGGTAAGCAAGCGAAGGAGAAAAGCGAAAGGCGTTTGTGGTAAGGTCTATAGAAAATGAACCCGTATCGGCCCCATCGAGCGCAAGCGCTGCCAGGCTTTCGGCGACATACATTTCTTCTCCCACTTTCATTTCGGCGCTTGCATCCGAAACAATACCGGAAAAGCGGAGTGGCCTGCCGTCATCGTCCTGAAAAGACCGTCCCTGGATGCGCAGCCATCGTTTCCCTCCTGTGGTTCTAAATTTTATATCTACGGCGTAGTCGGCTTTACGCATCAGTGCCTTATTAAAGGCATCTATAAGGCGTTGCTGATCGTGTGCGTATATTTTATCGAGCAACACATTATTTGTAACAGGTTCGTCGGGGGTAAATCCGATGAGCTTCCTGCTTAAGTCATCTATCGTTATTTTATCTTCCTGCAAATACACATCCCAGGTTCCGATACCTGCGGCAGTTAATGCAAATTGAACGGTGTCAACCTGTTGTTTTGGGTTAAATGCATTCATCGTTCTTATACACTCGAATTAGGCACTAATTTACTGTAATAATCAGCAAATACCAGTGGGGTATTAATTCCACGCAGCAGGAAGCATAAAGGAGACGATTGTTATAGTCGCCGGGGGCAGGCGGCAGACAAGTGCGATGCAAGTGCGATACAAGTGCGATGTATGTGCGATGCAAGTGCGGTCATGGTATACTTATGGAAGCTTTAAGGCAGGTCTGCGCTTTGCCTTAAGTCAGCTTTTAGAACAATTGCGCTGCCAGGCAGGATTAGTTAAAGCAGACGGGGCCGGCCATTTGTTTTGGCCAGCCCCGTCATCAACCGTAAAAGGTTGTTTATGTGGTGGTTGTTATTGAACAGGGATGGTTACAGTGGCAGGCTGAAGTCCTTTGCCTTTTACCTGTAACTGCAGGTTACCCGGTTTTCCGGCAGATTGAACGGTTACTACCAGCTTGCCGCTGAATACTTTCATGCGGGGGAGCTGGAAAGGTTCCAGGCTGGTGGCGTTGCCGTTGGCAACTACCTTGAAAGCACCTGCTCCTTTCACCTGGAATTCGAGCTGGTTATCGGCATGAGGGCAAAGATTACCGTCTTTATCAACGATGCTGGCTGTAACATATGCGAGGTCTTTGCCATCGGCTGTTATTTGTTTTCTATCGGACTGAAGTACGATATGATGCGGAACGCCGGCGGTTTTTATGCTTTGTTCAGCCATTGCTTTACCAGCTGCATCGTAGGCTACTACTTTAATTTCTCCGGGCTCATATTTCACGTCGTTCCACATCAGGCGGTAACGCGTTTGGTTGTTGGTTTTATTCCTGGACTGGCGGCCCATACTTTTACCATTCACAAATAGTTCGGCAGAAGGATAGCTTGTATAACAAAATACCGGAGTTACCTGTCCTTCTCTGCCGGGCCATGTCCAATGCGGCAGGAGATGTAACGTTGCAACATTGGTATTCCATTTACTGCGATAGAGATAATACCTGTCTTTAGGTAAACCAGCCAGATCGAAGATGCCGAAGTAAGAGCTATGTGAAGGCCATTTAGCATCGTAGGGAGTAGGTTCGCCCAGATAATCGAAGCCGGTCCATACAAACTCCCCGATCACATAGTCGAGATCGTCTTGCTGAACGAATTCATCATCGGGCACCTGAGACCAGGAGCAGGCTTCAAGATCGTAAGAGGAAGATTGGTTATCGTTGTAGGTTTTATTCTTATAAAATGCAACCGGGAATTTATATACGCCGCGTGAGCTTACTGTAGAAGCGGTTTCCGTACCCAGGATAAATCCTTGTGGCAAAGCGGCCTGTGCTTCGGGATAGCGGTGTGGTTTATAATTAAAGCCGGGGATATCGAGTACAGCAGCAAATCCTTTTTTCACTGCATCATCGAAACGGTCCATGCCTACTGTAACAGGGCGGGTAGGATCTTCTTTGTGGCAGAGATCCTGCAGGCGTTTGGCTATATCCTTACCATTGACCGTACTTTGGTCCGGCACTTCATTACCAATACTCCACATGATATTGGAAGGGTTATTACGGAAATGATGTAACATGTTAAGCAGGTCTTTTTCCACCCATTCATCGAAGTATTTGTTATACCCGTTTTTCATTTTGGGCGCCTTCCATTCGTCGAAGGATTCAACCATCAACATCATACCCATTTCGTCGCAAAGCTGCACGAGCTCCGGCGCCGGCATGTTATGAGAGGTTCTGATAGCATCGCAGCCCATCTCTTTCAACAGGGAGATCTGGCGGCGTAAGGCCGCTACGTTTATAGCAGCGCCAAGCGGACCAAGGTCGTGATGGTTACATACTCCTTTGAATTTACGTTGCTTTCCGTTCAGGAGAAACCCTTCACCGGCGTTGTATTCAATAGAACGGATGCCGAAGGTTGTTGTGTATTCGTCCTTCAGCGTACTACCCTGATAAACTTTGGTTACCGCTTTATAGAGTGCGGGTGATTCCGGCGACCAAAGTGCAGGCTTTTGAATAGTGAACTCCTGTGCTACAGGATCTTCAACACTTTTAACAGGGGTGTTGACAAAAGCCACCTGCTGTCCTGCGCCATTCACTATTATTGTTTGCAGGTGCAGGTCTTGTATGGATCCCGCGCCGGCAATTGTCGTTTTTAGTGAAACAGAGGCCTTTTCTTCGTTTACATCAGGCGTAGTGATATAAGTACCCCATACGGGTATGTGCACATTGTTGGTTACAATGAGGTGTACGTTGCGATAAAGACCAGCGCCGGGATACCAGCGTGATGATTGTTCAAAGTTCTGCAAACGCACCGCCAGCGTATTCTTACCTGAAGGATTGAGGAAAGGGGTTACATCGAAAAAGAAAGAATTGTAGCCATAGGCCCAGTTACCTGCTTTTTTGCCATTGACATATACTTCGGCGTTGCTCATAGCACCATCGAAAAGGAGTGCTACTTTTTTTCCTGCTTTAAAGCCCGGCACTTCAAAAGACAGGCGATACCAGCCGATGCCTATAAATGGCAAGCCGCCGGTTCTGCCGGCTTTCAGCGAAGCTTCCTGTTCGCCGTTCTGAACAATCTTTACGTTTTGGAGATCGTTGTTTCCATCGAACGGGCCAGTGATAGCCCAGTCATGGGGTACGGATACTTTTTGCCATTTGGCGTCATTAAAGCCGGGTTGCCATGCATTGAGCTGTTCGCCTTTAGAAAATTTCCAGTTCTTTTCGAGCAGGTATTCCTGTCGTTCCTGTGCAACACTATGCAGGCAGGCGGCGAGCAGCGCTACGAGCAATGATCTTTTAACTATTCTCATATCCTCATTTTACTTTTTTAGCCAAAGGGATTCGATTTCTATAGTGTAAGGCGATGATGTGGTTTTATTATCAGCCCCGGTGTAATTGGATACTTCTACCCTATCGAGCGACTGCAGGCTCAACTGCTGCGCCATGCCGCCGGCCTCTGCGTTAGCAGCCTGAAACCACCAGGGCATAAAGCCGGGGTAAGGCCTTGGCAGCAGTAATGCGGGGGCTGGTTGAAAGCTGCTGAGCGGCAGCTCTATATCGCTAAAGGATGCAGCTAGTTTTGCATGTGCTGCAAATGAAACTGCATCGGATGAAATAAGTCCTACTCTTGCTACAGCCGATTGTGCACCTACCACCCTTGCCCTGATAACTACTTTGGAGAAGTTGTTATGCTGTGAAAGCCTGGCTTTGATATCGGCTGCAACAACCCTGCTTACAGCGGAAACAGAATCGGCACCGGTTCCATTTCCTTTCAGGCATACTGCCAGTGCTGCCGGTGTAGCGCCACTTGTAAACGAAAGTCCGGGCCAGGAAGGCACCAGGAAGAGGTCGTTATCTGAAGCAACATCGATCAAAGATAAGGTAGCTCCGGGCGCAGCAATGTTTGTATGATAGTATTCGTTGTTCAGGTTATCCCACGCATAAGGATCGCCTTTATAATTGCCGGGAAATACAATGAAGTTCGTATCATGATGCACGACAATTCTATAGTCGAGGCGGCCTGGTTGCAGTAAGCTGTCGGGCAGGGTTACCGTATAGATGCCATTGCCCTGATCCTGAAACCGGATATTAAACCAGGGACCACCTTTGCAGGCGCCTTCGATATAAATGGATGGCAGATGGTGCAATCCGGATGTTGGGATGGATGTTATAGTTGCCTGAAGCAGCAATGGCTGACCAGCCGGGGCTTCACGAAACGGTGTATGATTTACAAATACCGAATTACTGAACGGCTGGGGGGCGGCAAACTCTCCGAGTTTAACGGCACCGGCAACTGTTGTATTCTTATCACCGTTAAAGGTTTTGCCGTTTGCAGTAAGAATGTAAGTTCCGGGTGTTAGTGCAACCGTGTGTTGCAAGACCGTTGGGTGAGTGCTGCTTTCCCTGCTGGCAGCACTCACAGAAAAACCCTCTCCCAAATCCGGCAGCAGAACAGAGACCTGCTGCGTGTTCCATTCCATTCTCCTCAATTCTGTACTGGGCGAAGATTTTCCAAACGGGTCTCTTAACGCTATCACATCCGGCATCAGTTCCAGTCGCCATACGCCTTCGCTGATCTTATCGAGGAAGTAGGCTCCGGTTCCCTTATACTTCACTACGGGAGAACTGCCAGTGCCGGCAACGTGTTGCAATGTGGGCAGGTTCAGCGGTTGTGTAGCCGTATTGCCGGTATAGTAAAACTCATTTATTGTATTCCATTCGCTCAGCTGCTGATGATAGCTGATACGTGTGGCTCCGAACAAAGTGTCTGCGGGGTAGGCTCCATAACTTTTATACAAGGGAAGTGTATGGAATGCCTTGCCTGCTATGAGCAGGCTGATTGCTTTTGCCGGAGTATAGGCGAGGTTCAGGTAATGTGTCTGGTACTCGGTATTACAATAAGCCGTGTACATAGGATCGTAAGCAAACTGGGTAGCCCATTGGAAGCCGGCGGTACGGAAGCTCCGGGCCATTGCAGGATACATGATGGGCTGCATTACATCGGCGGCATCGAATTCATAGATCATCCTTGCCTTATTTTTAAAAGCAGGAATGGTATCATATGGAATCGCATAGTTGTCGACATTGGGCAGTACATTATTCTGCAGGGCATGGTTTGCCAGCAGCCCCGTTGGGTACCACTGGAAGCTAACGCCATCGATATTGGCAGCCGCTATAGCAGCAGCATAATAGGGAGATTCGCTGATGTTATAGAATACAGGTTTTTTCCAGCCTGCACTTCTGATAGCAGCTGCAAGCCTGTTTACATAACTGGTAGCTCCTGCAAGCGGGCCGCTATGATTAGGCTCGTTGTTTATTTCTGTAGCAATAACATCGGGGTCATTAGTATAAGAGAGGCCGGTATATGGATTTACATGTGCAAAGAATTGTTTGAGATAGTTTTCCTGTGCGCGGATAGCAGTATCATTTACAACCGCTCCGCGTTTGCCATAGATATAGGAAAAGCTGCCGTTGTTTTCATCTTTTTCAGGATAACCGTTGCCCCAGAATGCAATGGGTGTAATAAAGATCCTGATATTCCTTTCTTTCAGTTTTGCCAGCAGATAATCGAATAGGTTGAGATGCTCGTTCAGGAGCAGGTTACCGTTGGCATCGGCAATCTCGGTATCCCAAACGTGTACGCGAAATGCATCCAGGCCAAGACGTGCAAAGTGATAAACATCGGCGTCGATCGCTTTTTTCAGATCAATTCCCAGCGCCTTGTGCGCGCGATAACCATGCGCAAAGGGTACAGTATAGTTAACACCAAAAAAGGCTGCTTCTTTGTTATCGGCTGTATAACGCAGTATTCCTTTTTTATCGACGTACACCAGTGGTTTTCCCGGCGCAGTTTTAACGTTGCGCTGGGAAAAGGCCGTTTGGTGCAAACCTATAAACAGTATAAAGAAAAGCATTACGGAACGAGCAAACATCCTATTCAATTAAAGTTAAGCAATCAAGGCAAGCCTGTTTAGCAGGTATGCACAATATGAAGATAACCGGCAGCATGGATTCTCCTTAAAGCTTTTGGCAAAAGGGTTTTACCGGAAAGCTTCGAGCGCTACAGTAGGTTTGCCTGTTGCATCGAAAGCGCCGAGCCCATACCCCTGCCAGGAATTATACGCCTGTGGTTCCCAATAGAAGAGACCGAGGCCTTTTTGTCCGGGCAGGTTATAGATCCTTTCACTCAGGTCTTCTATAAATCGCTTGCAACTGGCAGCGCTGGTAGCAGGCATGCCAACCTCTGACAATATAACTTCTTTACCATATTTCGCAGTAACGAATTTCATGGTAGCCTCACACTGTTTGTTCATCTCAGGCCAGGTAGTTGGCTCAGGATAAAGCGACATACCAATCACATCATACTTTGCATTGTTTGCAGTAAGTCCGTCGAACATCCAGCGAAAAAGTGAGCTATCATATCCATTGGAAATATGAACGATCACTTTTGCATTGCTATTCACTGCTTTTACCGCATCGTAACCCGATGAAATAAGACTGGCGAAGTTTGCCATATTCGATGAGGCACGGCCGATAGGCCATAACATACCATCATTGGTTTCGTTACCTACCTGTACCCAGTCGGCAGTGATACCATCTGCTTTAAGACTATTCAACACTTTGAAGGTATGGTTATACACAGAGTCCTTCAACACCGTGAAATTTGCGGCAGACCAGGCAGCAGGCATAACCTGTTGCGCAGGATCGGCCCACGAATCACTATAATGAAAAGCGATCATGAGTTTTAGTCCCAGTGCGTGCGCTCTCTTAGCCTTCGCGGTAACGTCTGCAAGGTTATTCCAGCCATCGGCAGGATTTACCCACACCCTTAACCTTATGGCTTTTACGCCAAGGTCTTTCATGAGCTGAAAACCATCTTTCGCTTCGCCGGCAGCATTATAGAATTTAATGCCTGAAGCTTCCATCTGAGTGATCCAGCTATTGTCCGTGCCCAACACCAGCGTATTGGTATAGTCGTGCGAAGCAGGTTCGCTGGAGGGCATGTCGTATTTTTTACATCCTGTAACCATTACCAGCAACAGGCTTGTCAGCATCCAAATATGTTTCATGTTCTACACGTGTTGATGGTTTATAATTTTTGAACAGACCAGGTATAGTTGCCTGCCTTGGTAAGATTAAGGGTTACTTTATAATTACCGGCGCCCTGCGGAGCGGTAAGGTTGCTGCCATCTACTTTGAGCTTATTATTATCGACGCCATAATTCAGCGTCCAGGCCTTATTGGCCCTGAACTTAAACGCACCTGTAGCTTTAATGGCTACTGAATTGTTTACCAGTGCGCCGGTAGCTTCGTCGTAAGTAAGCGGGATATCGGTATTCCAGTCATCGGCAACGGCGTCGCCAACAAGCGACCATGTAGTGGTCAATGCACTCCAGTCTTTTGTTTCTGTATTGGCATTAATTTTTACGAGGCCTGCAGCAGGCGCCCAAAAATTACCGGAAGCGCCAAGCGCCATTTTAGTATCGCTTACATAGCCGTAGGCATTATCCCAGTTCTGGGCCGTAAGGATCTTAAACAACAGGTCGGAAGATGTGGCAGGAAAATAAACATAGCCTTCGTAAGCCCCGTTAAAACCGGTATCAGCAAGTGGAATGGCAGTAGAAGCACTCCATGACTGGAAAGAACCGGACACCCATAATTTAGGATAGTCGGCGCCGGGATAAGGTGTTACATCAATAGATATCACTGCAGAATAAGTAGCGGGGATAGCAGAAGGATTGGTGGAAGTGCCATTTTGCTTCACCTCGGCCTTTACACGAACATCCAGTTTTCCTTTTACTTCTGCCGGAAGGCCTCTTCCCAAGGCAGCCGCATTCAATGCCGCCACAGTAACAGACGCGGTATGCATGTCATCGCCGATGACAGTGGTCTGTGGGTTTTCAAATTTACCTCCGGATACATCGAACTGGAGAGAGTAGGTAACTGCCGCATTGATACCGAAATTTACTTCCGACCAGGCGAAGGCTACCGCTTCGTTGTTCTTCTTAGTGCTATCGAGCACGATAGCGCTGATGCTGGACGTAAAAGAAGGAACTCCTGCCGGCACCTTATATACCGACAGCGATTCATCTTTTTTACAAGCGGCGAACAGCAGCAGTACTGACAGCAGGCCTATAATATGTTTTTTCATTTTCAACTTATTTAATTGCAAGCATTTCATAATTAATATTCACTATTCTGCTTCAGGTTGGGGTTGGCAATAAGATCGGCAGTAGGTATGGGGAACATGTTATATCTTTTGTTGACGCCAATACCTTGCGCCACGCCACCTTTCCAGGGCCATACATAGCTGCCATCGGTAAATTTGCCGAAACGGATAAGGTCTGTTCTGCGTTGTCCTTCCCAATAGAGCTCCCGGCCTCTTTCGGCAAGCAGGAAATCGAGGGTAAGCGCACCGGAGGCAATATTGCCGCTATTGTTGCCATAGGCTCTCTGCCGAAGCAGGTTTACATAATTCAAGGCATTGCTCAGAGAGCCACCGGAGCCCCCTCTTACCACAGCTTCTGCATACATCAGGTACACATCACCTAAACGGAACATGGGGAAGTCGGTATCGGTAAAGCGACCGGTAGGATCTTTACCCGCCTGACCGGTAGAGCTTTTATTTACAAACTTGGGAACAGCATAACCATTGGTAAAATCGCTCAGGCTCGTTATTTCGAGCGACTGCCCGTTTGTATAAAAGATGGCCCTTTTATCGGTTAGTCCTGTAGGATCGGCAAACTGGTTCACCATTGTTTTGGTAGCCCTCATACCGCCCCAGGTAGTAGACATGCCATAGTCGGCAGGGTTCATTTTACCGCCCAGTGCACAAAGAATAATAAAGGAAGTATTGCCATAAGACTGGGAAGTAACACCATCTGCTGCGATGGGGAAAATAATTTCACCGGTAAGGTTGTTATCGGTTTTAAAGAGGTTGGCATAAGAAGACGACAGTCGATACACCGGAGCGCCGATCAGCTTATTACAGTAGGTAATAGTTTCGGTATACCTAGCCGTACCGGTATAGATTGCACTATTCAGGTATATTTTAGCCAGCAGCATCCAGGCTGCTCCTTTATCAACACGGCCATATTCATTTGTACCGGGCTCGGGGAGCAGGTTTTCGAGTTCTTTCAATTCAGTTTCAACATAAGTGAAGATTTCGGACCTGGATTTTTGAGGAGGCTGGAAAAGGCCTACAGGGTCGTTTTCTGTAACAAAGGGTATATTTCCATACATATCCATGGCAACCCAGTAATAGAGGGCACGGAGAAAACGGGCTTCATATCTGTAGTTCTTAATATTGTTTCTTTCTGCTTCTGTGAAGCTGCTCATTTTGTCATCGGTCGTCTGGCGCAGAAACTCGTTACAGGAAGCGATACCAAAGAAAAGACGATCGTACATGATCTTGAGATACTTCCCATCGGGCGTCCAGTTCAGGTTGTGGTAAGCGAGTAAATCGCCGTCGTTCCAGCCAATTACAGCTTCTTCCGTTGTAAACTCCTGCAGCGACCACCAGGTACGCAGGAATACAACAGAACCTGCATCGGTAGTATACAAGTCGGCTAAAGAAGCATTCTCGTAATCCTGACCGCTAAGTGATAAGCCGCCATATAATTTGGCAAGCACACTTTTGATTTTGGCCGGATCTTTATAAACAGACTCAGAGGTCTCCTGCACATAAGG
The Filimonas effusa genome window above contains:
- a CDS encoding PAS domain-containing protein; the encoded protein is MNAFNPKQQVDTVQFALTAAGIGTWDVYLQEDKITIDDLSRKLIGFTPDEPVTNNVLLDKIYAHDQQRLIDAFNKALMRKADYAVDIKFRTTGGKRWLRIQGRSFQDDDGRPLRFSGIVSDASAEMKVGEEMYVAESLAALALDGADTGSFSIDLTTNAFRFSPSLAYLLTGDADPKATRDIFIRHIHPGDIPVRDAAYQRAEQTGIVSYEARFVWKDNSVHWIKTKGKYFYDLSGRAITFSGIAQDISHEVAARKEQQKLLSLVEHSSDLIVVTDLDTVFTYINKAGLELLGFDSAEDARTKRFVSLFDQEYLPLFTNEVLPSLLSNGKWQGQQWLRNRITGELIPFGVDAFRLDSPMNGRPIAFACVAKDLRAQLAAKAELERSERRFRSLIEEAPIATALYVGKELIIEVANEQMLRLWNKDRAILGSPLSSITGELQRNESLKILMAQFSSGLAYHSNETRAELIVDGKPQIFYFNVTYKPLFNASGEVYAILNMAVDITEQVLNRNRILETQRTLESAVNIANLATWELRPLENIFNPSDRMKTWMGYDPSETITLEQAMATIPDREKVEQATQLALNPNGNGVLDVDYHIVNTRTGKLLVMHSRGQAFFNSDNKAYLLVGTTQDITLQRELEVALEAEVAERTEELAASNEELTASNEELAALNEEFSAMNEELQEANENLLRSNQELEQYAYVASHDLQEPLRKIRIYSDMLGQQPNLTEQHLKLVAKIDQSAQRMSMLIKDLLDFSRLLETGGMVEKVDLNKVLQNVTNDFELVIDDKKAKVIIGELPVVEAVRLQMNQLFYNLLGNALKFIRPEVKPLIEVYARLVKAADLGPVSGLLSRARFYYEISVKDNGIGFEQKYADQVFQVFKRLHASAAYPGSGIGLAMCKRIVMNHGGDLKVFSMPGEGTTFRIILPVLV
- a CDS encoding DUF6965 family protein, with protein sequence MAVSLTELDELEAFFASVELPETIMLNAATKQNAVKESVQAGIALIRSGEMAPRLEEAKMNILRSIKTALLAQQQQ
- the galB gene encoding beta-galactosidase GalB, with amino-acid sequence MRIVKRSLLVALLAACLHSVAQERQEYLLEKNWKFSKGEQLNAWQPGFNDAKWQKVSVPHDWAITGPFDGNNDLQNVKIVQNGEQEASLKAGRTGGLPFIGIGWYRLSFEVPGFKAGKKVALLFDGAMSNAEVYVNGKKAGNWAYGYNSFFFDVTPFLNPSGKNTLAVRLQNFEQSSRWYPGAGLYRNVHLIVTNNVHIPVWGTYITTPDVNEEKASVSLKTTIAGAGSIQDLHLQTIIVNGAGQQVAFVNTPVKSVEDPVAQEFTIQKPALWSPESPALYKAVTKVYQGSTLKDEYTTTFGIRSIEYNAGEGFLLNGKQRKFKGVCNHHDLGPLGAAINVAALRRQISLLKEMGCDAIRTSHNMPAPELVQLCDEMGMMLMVESFDEWKAPKMKNGYNKYFDEWVEKDLLNMLHHFRNNPSNIMWSIGNEVPDQSTVNGKDIAKRLQDLCHKEDPTRPVTVGMDRFDDAVKKGFAAVLDIPGFNYKPHRYPEAQAALPQGFILGTETASTVSSRGVYKFPVAFYKNKTYNDNQSSSYDLEACSWSQVPDDEFVQQDDLDYVIGEFVWTGFDYLGEPTPYDAKWPSHSSYFGIFDLAGLPKDRYYLYRSKWNTNVATLHLLPHWTWPGREGQVTPVFCYTSYPSAELFVNGKSMGRQSRNKTNNQTRYRLMWNDVKYEPGEIKVVAYDAAGKAMAEQSIKTAGVPHHIVLQSDRKQITADGKDLAYVTASIVDKDGNLCPHADNQLEFQVKGAGAFKVVANGNATSLEPFQLPRMKVFSGKLVVTVQSAGKPGNLQLQVKGKGLQPATVTIPVQ
- a CDS encoding outer membrane beta-barrel family protein, whose amino-acid sequence is MKVMDIDLWAEYNFSYTTVNAGMAEIFYTEVGFSRSLFKNKARLRLSFADPFNAQQLSLSPGALTPVHCFQKGKLIPITPAKKTG
- a CDS encoding acyl-CoA thioesterase, whose protein sequence is MNFYTRKWVKPENLNAHGTLFGGSLLSWIDEEAAIYAIIQLGTNNCVTKYMSEINFVSSARQGDIVELGIKATSFGRTSLTLTCQVRNKITQKIILTIDKMVFVCVDDNGVPFAHGKTKITYTDERLREEE